A stretch of DNA from Serinibacter arcticus:
GTGGCGGGGAGCGTGGAGCGGTTGACGTTGACGTCGTCGCGGTACAGCTGGCCGATCACGTCGCCGTTGTCGTCGCCCCACAGGCGCACGTCCACGCTCCAGCGGTGCTCCGTGCCGTCGTCGTCCCGCAGCGGCAGGTGCAGCAGGGCTCGGGAGAGCGGCTGCCACCACCGGTAGCGCTGGAGGGCGTGCCCGTCCCCGGCCTTGACCCGGCGGGCGGCGCGCCGACGCCTGAAGTCGTTGAACATCGCCTCGACCCTAACGCGAGCCTCGTGGGGGGCGGGGGATCAGGCCAGGCGCCGCGGAGCGCCGTCGTCCACGGGCAGGAGGGCCACCTTCTGCCAGATCTTCCGCGACATCCCGGTGGTGAGCGCCTCGATGTCGGAGATCGTGGCGAGCACCGCCGAGTCGGTCGTGCGCTCGGCGTAGAGCGCCGCGGTCTTGCCCACGAGCGAGAGCAGCTCCGAGCAGTAGTCGAGGTAGCCGGCCATCTCGCTCGGCGTCATCGCGTTGTCGACGGTCTCGGCCGTCGGACGGAAGGCGGGGCTGAAGCGCTCGGGGTCCTTGGTGAGCTGGTGCATGTCGATGACGTGCGCGAGCGACCTCATCCTGTGCAGCACGCGCAGCACGCGGGTCCGCTCGACGCGGGTGGGCAGCAGCCAGAGGAACAGGATCGCGATGCCGACGAACACGGCGTCGTTGATCGTGGTCTCCAGTCCGCGCAACCACTCCAGCGTCGGCAGCGCCGGGACCTCCGAGCTCTGCCGCACGAGCTCGACCAGCGCGAGCACCACCACGGCGACCATCAGCAGCACGAGCAGGGCGATCACGATCCGGCAGGCCGTCCGGAGCAGCCGGAGCGGGTCGCGCGCGCGGCTGGCGTCGCGGACGTCGGTGGCCACCACCCGCAGCCGGCCGGCGACGGCGGTGAGGCCGCGCTCGGGGAACCGCGCCGCGATGCGGTGCTCGAGCCGAGTGATCGTGGCGAGCACCGCGTCGGCGTCGAGCCTCTCCTCGCGCACGCTGCCACCTCTCGTCGTCGTGGTGGTGAGCCTAGCCGCGGGCACCGACAGCGCCGCGGGCCCGTCTCACAGCGGCACCACAGGTGCGACCCATCGGCGTCGAAGGCTCCCCCGGTGAGATCGGACCATGATGACGACGCGACCCACCACGCGACCCACCTCACGCACCGCCGCCGGTCGGCTCACCGCCCTCGGCGCCGCCGTCGCGATCGCCCTCGCGGGGTGCGCCCCCGCGACGGGCGACGCGGCCGGCTCGGCGACGGCGAGTCCCGCCGTCGCGACCGGGGAGCCCGGCACCTTCTTCGACGCGAGCACGGTCCACGAGATCGCGATCGACGTCGACGACGCCGCCCTGACCACGATGCTCCAGACCTACCTGGACTCCGGGGACAAGGAGTGGATCACCGCGTCGGTGACGATCGACGGCGAGACGTACGACGGCGTCGGGATCAAGCTCAAGGGCAACTCGACGCTGCGCGGCGTCACCGTCGACACCCCGGCGCAGGACCTGCCGTGGCGGATCCGGCTCGACAAGTTCACGGACGACTCGGACGTCGACGGGTACACCGACCTCGTGGTGCGCGCGAGCTCGTCGGAGACGTCGCTCAACGAGGCGGTCGCGCTCGACCTCCTCGAGGCGGCGGGCCTCGCCTCGGAGCGGGCGGTGGCGACGCGGTTCTCGGTGAACGGGAGCGAGGAGGTCGTGCGGCTGACGCTGCAGAACCTCGACGACACCTGGACGCAGGAGAACTTCGCCGACGGCAGCGCCGACGCGGGGTCCGTCCTCTACAAGGCCGAGGCCGGTGGCGACTACTCCTGGCGCGGCGAGGACGGTGCGGCCTACGCCGAGGCGTTCGAGATCGAGGCGGGGGCCGACGACTACGCGCCGCTGGTCGAGCTGCTGGATCTCGCGAACAACGCGAGCGACGCCGACTTCGCGGCCCAGCTGCCGGAGCTGCTCGACGTCCAGCAGCTCGCCCGCTACCTCGCCTTCGAGGACCTCATCGGGAATTTCGATGACATCAGCGGGCCCGGCAACAACTCCTACCTCTACTGGGACGCCGCCACGGAAGAGTTCACGGTGGTCGCGTGGGACCACAACCTGGCCTTCGGGGTGGCCAACGTGGGCGGCGGTGGCGGAGTGACGGACGGCGGCGGGATGCCGGGTGCCGCGGGTGCGAGGGCGGGCGGGGTGCCGCCCGGGGCGGGCGAGCGTCCGACCGACCTGCCCGA
This window harbors:
- a CDS encoding CotH kinase family protein; the encoded protein is MMTTRPTTRPTSRTAAGRLTALGAAVAIALAGCAPATGDAAGSATASPAVATGEPGTFFDASTVHEIAIDVDDAALTTMLQTYLDSGDKEWITASVTIDGETYDGVGIKLKGNSTLRGVTVDTPAQDLPWRIRLDKFTDDSDVDGYTDLVVRASSSETSLNEAVALDLLEAAGLASERAVATRFSVNGSEEVVRLTLQNLDDTWTQENFADGSADAGSVLYKAEAGGDYSWRGEDGAAYAEAFEIEAGADDYAPLVELLDLANNASDADFAAQLPELLDVQQLARYLAFEDLIGNFDDISGPGNNSYLYWDAATEEFTVVAWDHNLAFGVANVGGGGGVTDGGGMPGAAGARAGGVPPGAGERPTDLPDGEAPVLPDGGLPDGGLPDGGMDGGRGGMTRSNPLVDRFLADDDLAALVDEAAADLQAELVDSGLLEDVVATWSSVLTDGASDLVPADVVTAEGDAITSFEPGSATGPGGGGPVAGGGRPGAGSGEQPAVPNREDEDGDAAASATT